One Gammaproteobacteria bacterium DNA segment encodes these proteins:
- a CDS encoding MFS transporter gives MTHKENTPPSMGPVAIRAVIGLSGIYAFRMLGLFMILPVFTLYGTALPGYTATLAGLAIGIYGLTQALLQIPFGFLSDRIGRKPVIAMGLTLFAVGSAVAGTADSMVEVIIGRALQGSGAVSAAVLALAADLTPEEHRTKAMATIGMTIGVAFFASLILGPIVAGQHGLAGIFWLTTLFALCGLAILFFYVPTPASSSVHREAEAVPELFGRVLSDGRLLRLDGGILILHAIMTATFVALPPLLGGHMPGADHWMVYLGVLTLSVVFMVPFVIIAEKHRRMRPVFVGAVVVMGLAQVGFYATGHSLAGLAATLVVYFAAVNVLEAALPSLVSRVAPAHSKGTALGVYSSSQFMGAFLGGVLGGLILDHGGIAQVFLLGAGAAGVWLLLALTMRFPEHLSSRLLSVGRLPQVEAGALATRLGRVPGVAEAVVVGDEGIAYLKVDHRTLDEDALAQAAGHG, from the coding sequence ATGACGCATAAAGAGAACACCCCGCCCTCCATGGGCCCCGTGGCCATACGCGCCGTCATCGGCCTGTCGGGGATCTACGCCTTCCGCATGCTCGGCCTGTTCATGATCCTGCCGGTGTTCACCCTCTACGGCACCGCCCTGCCCGGCTATACCGCCACCCTGGCCGGCCTCGCCATCGGCATCTACGGCCTCACCCAGGCCCTGCTGCAGATCCCCTTCGGCTTCCTGTCAGACCGCATCGGCCGCAAGCCGGTCATCGCCATGGGCCTCACCCTGTTCGCCGTGGGCAGCGCGGTGGCCGGCACCGCGGACTCCATGGTGGAGGTGATCATCGGCCGGGCGCTGCAGGGCTCCGGCGCCGTCTCCGCCGCCGTACTGGCCCTGGCCGCCGACCTCACCCCCGAGGAGCACCGCACCAAGGCCATGGCCACCATCGGCATGACCATCGGCGTGGCCTTCTTCGCCAGCCTCATCCTCGGCCCCATCGTCGCCGGCCAGCACGGCCTGGCGGGGATCTTCTGGCTCACCACCCTGTTCGCCCTGTGCGGCCTCGCCATCCTGTTCTTCTACGTGCCCACCCCCGCCTCCAGCTCCGTCCACCGCGAGGCCGAGGCGGTGCCCGAGCTGTTCGGGCGGGTGCTGTCGGACGGCCGGCTGCTGCGCCTCGACGGCGGCATCCTCATTCTCCATGCCATCATGACCGCCACCTTCGTCGCCCTGCCGCCCCTGCTGGGCGGCCACATGCCAGGGGCCGACCACTGGATGGTCTACCTGGGGGTGCTGACCCTATCGGTGGTGTTCATGGTGCCCTTCGTCATCATCGCCGAGAAACACCGCCGCATGCGGCCGGTGTTCGTGGGCGCCGTGGTGGTGATGGGCCTGGCCCAGGTGGGCTTCTACGCCACCGGTCACAGCCTCGCCGGGCTGGCCGCCACCCTGGTGGTGTACTTCGCCGCCGTCAACGTGCTGGAGGCCGCCCTGCCCTCCCTGGTGTCCCGGGTCGCCCCGGCCCACAGCAAGGGCACCGCCCTGGGGGTGTATTCCAGCTCCCAGTTCATGGGGGCCTTCCTCGGCGGCGTGCTGGGGGGCTTGATCCTCGACCACGGCGGCATCGCCCAGGTGTTCCTGCTGGGGGCCGGCGCCGCCGGCGTGTGGCTGCTGCTGGCGCTGACCATGCGCTTCCCCGAGCACCTGTCCAGCCGCCTGCTGAGCGTGGGCCGCCTGCCCCAGGTGGAGGCCGGCGCCCTGGCCACACGCCTGGGCCGCGTACCCGGGGTGGCCGAGGCCGTGGTGGTGGGGGACGAGGGCATCGCCTACCTCAAGGTGGACCACCGCACCCTCGACGAGGACGCCCTGGCCCAGGCCGCCGGACACGGTTGA
- the uvrA gene encoding excinuclease ABC subunit UvrA encodes MDTIRIEGARTHNLKNIRLELPRDRLIVITGLSGSGKSSLAFDTIYAEGQRRYVESLSAYARQFLSMMEKPDVDQIEGLSPAISIEQKSTSHNPRSTVGTITEIYDYLRLLYARVGEPRCPQHHEPLAAQTVSQMVDHVLAMEEGTKLMLLAPVVDQRKGEHHQVIDQLRAKGFVRARVDGQVYELDEVPELDLRRKHTIEAVVDRFKVRADLQLRLAESFETALELGEGRARVLWMDEPEREAIVFSSRFACPLCGYSINELEPRIFSFNNPAGACPECDGLGNKAYFDAAKVVAHPELSLPGGAVRGWDRRNAYYFQLVEALAHHYGFDLDTPFEELPEETRQIILYGSGREKITFRYHMGRGRPRERKQAFEGIIPNMNRRYLESDSAVIREELAKYLSQQPCPSCHGARLRESARHVFVAETSLPQVTAMAVGDAWDFFARAEFKGQRRDIAAKILKEVGDRLRFLVNVGLDYLTLDRAAETLSGGEAQRIRLASQIGAGLVGVMYILDEPSIGLHQRDNARLLETLTQLRDMGNTVIVVEHDEEAIRAADHVVDIGLGAGVHGGRIIAQGTPEEVEATPESLTGQYLAGTRSIPVPEVRVYPADDYWLELEGARGNNLKDISVKIPLGVMTCVTGVSGSGKSTLINDTLYPVAARALNKANLDAAPHRALRGLEHLDKVVDIDQSPIGRTPRSNPATYTGLFTPIRELFAGTAEARSRGYAPGRFSFNVKGGRCEACQGDGLVKVEMHFLPDIYVACDQCQGKRYNRETLEVNYKGRNIHQVLEMTVEEGRAFFDAVPVLARKLQTLMDVGLSYIKLGQSAITLSGGEAQRVKLAKELSRRDTGNTLYILDEPTTGLHFHDVKQLLGVLHRLRDHGNTVVVIEHNLDVIKTADWIIDLGPEGGGRGGEVVATGMPEEVAAVAASHTGRYLAPMLGM; translated from the coding sequence ATGGACACCATTCGTATCGAGGGTGCACGCACCCATAATCTCAAGAACATCCGCCTGGAACTGCCCCGCGACCGCCTCATCGTCATCACCGGCCTGTCGGGCTCGGGCAAGTCCTCCCTGGCCTTCGATACCATCTATGCCGAGGGCCAGCGCCGTTACGTGGAGTCCCTGTCGGCCTACGCCCGCCAGTTCCTGTCCATGATGGAAAAACCGGACGTGGACCAGATCGAGGGCCTGTCCCCGGCCATCTCCATCGAGCAGAAGTCCACCTCCCACAACCCTCGCTCCACCGTGGGCACCATCACGGAGATCTACGACTACCTGCGCCTGCTCTATGCCCGCGTGGGGGAGCCCCGTTGCCCTCAGCATCACGAGCCCCTGGCGGCCCAGACCGTGTCCCAGATGGTCGATCACGTACTGGCCATGGAGGAGGGCACGAAGCTCATGCTGCTGGCACCGGTGGTGGATCAGCGCAAGGGCGAGCACCACCAGGTCATCGACCAGTTGCGGGCCAAGGGCTTCGTGCGTGCGCGGGTGGATGGCCAGGTGTACGAGCTGGACGAGGTGCCGGAGCTTGACCTGCGCCGCAAGCACACCATCGAGGCGGTAGTGGACCGCTTCAAGGTGCGGGCGGATCTGCAACTGCGCCTGGCCGAGTCCTTCGAGACGGCCCTGGAGCTGGGGGAGGGGCGGGCCCGCGTGCTGTGGATGGACGAGCCGGAGCGCGAGGCCATCGTCTTCTCCAGCCGCTTCGCCTGCCCGCTGTGTGGCTACAGCATCAACGAGCTGGAGCCCCGCATCTTCTCCTTCAACAACCCGGCCGGGGCCTGCCCCGAGTGCGACGGCCTGGGCAACAAAGCCTACTTCGACGCCGCCAAGGTGGTGGCCCATCCGGAGCTGTCCCTGCCCGGCGGCGCGGTGCGGGGCTGGGACCGGCGCAATGCCTACTATTTCCAACTGGTGGAGGCCCTGGCCCACCACTACGGATTCGACCTCGACACGCCCTTCGAGGAGCTGCCGGAGGAGACCCGGCAGATCATCCTCTACGGCAGCGGCCGCGAGAAGATCACCTTCCGCTACCACATGGGGCGGGGGCGGCCGCGGGAACGCAAGCAGGCGTTCGAGGGCATCATCCCCAACATGAACCGGCGCTACCTGGAGAGCGACTCGGCGGTCATCCGCGAGGAGCTGGCCAAGTACCTGTCCCAGCAGCCCTGTCCCTCCTGCCACGGGGCGCGCCTGCGGGAGAGTGCGCGCCACGTGTTCGTGGCCGAGACCAGCCTGCCCCAGGTCACGGCCATGGCGGTGGGCGATGCCTGGGACTTCTTCGCCCGGGCGGAGTTCAAGGGCCAGCGGCGCGACATCGCCGCCAAGATATTGAAGGAGGTGGGGGACCGCCTGCGCTTCCTGGTGAACGTGGGCCTGGATTACCTGACCCTGGACCGCGCCGCCGAGACCCTGTCGGGCGGCGAGGCCCAGCGCATCCGCCTGGCCAGCCAGATCGGCGCCGGCCTGGTGGGGGTGATGTATATCCTCGACGAGCCCTCCATCGGCCTCCACCAGCGCGACAATGCGCGCCTGCTGGAGACCCTCACCCAGCTGCGGGACATGGGCAACACGGTGATCGTGGTGGAGCACGACGAGGAGGCCATCCGCGCCGCCGACCACGTGGTGGACATCGGCCTGGGGGCCGGCGTCCATGGCGGGCGCATCATCGCCCAGGGCACCCCCGAGGAGGTGGAGGCCACCCCCGAGTCCCTCACGGGCCAGTACCTGGCGGGTACCCGCTCCATCCCCGTGCCCGAGGTCCGGGTCTATCCCGCCGATGACTACTGGCTGGAGCTGGAGGGCGCCCGCGGCAACAACCTCAAGGACATCTCGGTGAAGATCCCCCTGGGGGTGATGACCTGCGTCACCGGGGTGTCGGGTTCGGGCAAGTCCACCCTCATCAACGACACCCTCTATCCCGTGGCGGCCCGCGCCCTGAACAAGGCCAACCTCGACGCCGCACCCCATCGCGCCCTGCGCGGCCTGGAGCACCTGGACAAAGTGGTGGACATCGATCAGAGCCCCATCGGCCGCACCCCGCGCTCCAACCCGGCCACCTATACCGGCCTGTTCACCCCCATCCGCGAACTCTTCGCCGGCACCGCCGAGGCCCGCTCCCGGGGCTACGCGCCGGGGCGCTTCTCCTTCAACGTCAAGGGCGGGCGCTGCGAGGCCTGCCAGGGGGACGGGCTGGTGAAGGTGGAGATGCACTTCCTGCCGGACATCTACGTGGCCTGCGACCAGTGCCAGGGCAAGCGCTACAACCGCGAGACCCTGGAGGTGAACTACAAGGGCCGCAACATCCACCAGGTGCTGGAGATGACGGTGGAGGAGGGGCGGGCATTCTTCGATGCCGTGCCGGTGCTGGCGCGCAAGCTCCAGACCCTGATGGATGTCGGGCTGTCCTATATCAAGCTGGGCCAGAGCGCCATCACCCTGTCCGGCGGCGAGGCCCAGCGCGTCAAGCTGGCCAAGGAGCTGTCCCGCAGGGATACCGGCAACACCCTTTATATCCTCGACGAGCCCACCACAGGCCTGCACTTCCATGACGTCAAGCAGTTGCTGGGCGTATTGCACCGGCTGCGCGACCACGGCAACACGGTGGTGGTCATCGAGCATAATCTGGACGTCATCAAGACCGCCGACTGGATCATCGACCTCGGCCCCGAGGGCGGCGGCCGTGGCGGCGAGGTGGTGGCCACCGGCATGCCCGAGGAGGTGGCGGCGGTGGCGGCGTCCCATACCGGGCGCTATCTTGCCCCCATGCTGGGGATGTGA
- a CDS encoding SLC13 family permease: protein MTLPAAPDAHGIAVLVLVGVALVLFTRERLPLETSSLIVLVVLTVGFEVFPYTVDGRALHAVDFFSGFGHEALVAVAALMMAGQGLVRTGALEPVGRGLARIWAVSPMLSLLLTLVVGAILSAFVNNVPIVVLLLPVLVSIALRTGQPASGMLLPMGFATLVGGMSTTIGTSTNLLVVGVAADMGLKRFGMFDFFLPAAIAAGVAILYLWLVAPRLLPQRDAHLGDASPRIFTAQLRVEEEGFADGATLAEVRDKAGDGFRVVEVRRDDTGLMAPLPDATLRAGDRLTVRDTPQNLKEYEEVLGARLYNGDEPVDDDNPLDSGDQQIAEIVVTQGSPLEGRSLGTLRFFEDRDLLTLALHRTGREKRALHGEVADVPLRVGDVLLVQGDQEDIADIKRRGELLVLDATADLPHTRRAPLALAIMAGIVVTAALGLLPIAVSALAGVLLMLLTGCLRWSDAAASLSTAVVMIVVASLALGSALLATGGADYLARLYLAISAGASPAVLLAGLMLTMAVFTNVVSNNAAAVIGTPIAVGIAAELGLPAEPFVLAVLFGANMSYATPMAYKTNLLVMNAGGYTFGDFVRVGVPLTLLMWVTLSWLLAVLYPI from the coding sequence GTGACCCTGCCGGCGGCGCCGGACGCCCATGGCATCGCCGTGCTGGTGCTCGTGGGTGTGGCCCTGGTGCTGTTCACCCGCGAGCGACTGCCCCTGGAAACCTCGAGCCTCATCGTGCTGGTGGTGCTCACCGTGGGCTTCGAGGTCTTCCCCTATACGGTGGATGGGCGCGCGTTGCATGCGGTGGATTTCTTCTCGGGCTTCGGCCACGAGGCCTTGGTGGCCGTGGCGGCGCTGATGATGGCGGGCCAGGGTCTGGTGCGCACCGGAGCCCTGGAACCCGTGGGGCGGGGACTCGCCAGGATATGGGCGGTGAGCCCCATGCTGTCCCTGCTGTTGACCCTGGTGGTGGGGGCCATCCTGAGCGCCTTCGTCAACAACGTGCCCATCGTGGTGCTGTTGCTGCCGGTACTCGTGAGCATCGCCCTGCGCACCGGCCAGCCGGCCTCGGGCATGCTGCTGCCCATGGGCTTCGCCACCCTGGTGGGGGGCATGAGCACCACCATCGGTACTTCCACTAACCTGCTGGTGGTGGGGGTGGCGGCGGACATGGGCCTGAAACGCTTCGGCATGTTCGACTTCTTCCTGCCCGCCGCCATCGCCGCCGGCGTGGCCATCCTTTACCTGTGGCTGGTGGCACCCCGCCTGTTGCCCCAGCGCGATGCCCATCTGGGGGATGCCTCGCCGCGCATCTTCACCGCCCAGCTGCGCGTGGAGGAGGAGGGCTTTGCCGACGGTGCGACCCTGGCGGAGGTCCGGGACAAGGCCGGCGACGGCTTCCGGGTGGTGGAGGTGCGTCGCGACGATACCGGCCTCATGGCGCCCTTGCCCGATGCCACCCTGCGCGCGGGCGACCGGCTCACGGTGCGGGATACCCCGCAGAACCTCAAGGAGTACGAGGAGGTGCTGGGGGCGCGTCTCTACAACGGTGACGAGCCGGTGGACGACGACAATCCCCTGGACTCGGGGGACCAGCAGATCGCCGAGATCGTCGTCACCCAGGGCTCGCCCCTGGAGGGGCGCAGCCTCGGCACCCTGCGCTTCTTCGAGGACCGCGATCTTCTCACCCTGGCCCTGCACCGCACGGGGCGGGAGAAGCGGGCATTGCATGGGGAGGTGGCCGACGTGCCCCTGCGGGTGGGGGACGTGCTGCTGGTGCAGGGCGACCAAGAGGACATCGCCGACATCAAGCGTCGGGGCGAGTTATTGGTGCTGGACGCCACCGCGGACCTTCCCCACACCCGCCGTGCTCCCCTGGCCCTGGCCATCATGGCGGGTATCGTCGTCACGGCCGCCCTGGGGCTGTTGCCCATCGCCGTGAGCGCCCTGGCCGGTGTGCTGCTGATGCTGCTCACCGGCTGCCTGCGCTGGAGTGACGCGGCGGCCAGCCTCAGCACCGCCGTGGTCATGATCGTGGTGGCCAGCCTGGCCCTCGGCTCGGCTCTGCTGGCCACGGGCGGCGCCGACTACCTGGCCCGCCTCTACCTCGCAATATCGGCCGGGGCCTCGCCGGCGGTGCTGCTCGCCGGCCTCATGCTGACCATGGCGGTGTTCACCAACGTGGTGTCCAATAACGCCGCCGCCGTCATCGGCACCCCCATCGCCGTGGGTATCGCCGCCGAACTCGGCCTGCCGGCGGAGCCCTTCGTGCTGGCGGTGCTGTTCGGCGCCAACATGAGCTACGCCACACCCATGGCCTACAAGACCAACCTGCTGGTGATGAACGCCGGTGGTTACACCTTCGGCGATTTCGTGCGCGTCGGGGTGCCCCTGACCCTGCTCATGTGGGTCACCCTGTCCTGGCTGCTCGCCGTGCTTTATCCCATCTGA
- a CDS encoding Rrf2 family transcriptional regulator encodes MQISRFADYGLRILIYLTQTPGRAVPMREIAAFFDISHEHLRKVVHHLSQAGLIHGDRGRLGGLRLAHDPATIRVGAVLDDMDKPAAIVECYGRNPCRLAPGCRLEGALEEARGTFMERLNRYTLADMVATPAMRRKFDTLGDALVDALGEAAVPPVGEAP; translated from the coding sequence ATGCAGATCTCACGCTTCGCCGACTACGGCCTCAGGATCCTCATCTACCTCACCCAGACGCCCGGTCGTGCCGTACCCATGCGGGAGATCGCCGCCTTCTTCGACATCTCCCATGAGCACCTGCGCAAGGTGGTGCACCATCTCTCCCAGGCCGGCCTCATCCACGGCGACCGGGGCCGACTGGGCGGCCTGCGGCTGGCCCACGACCCGGCCACCATCCGCGTGGGCGCCGTGCTCGACGACATGGACAAACCCGCCGCCATCGTGGAATGCTACGGCCGCAATCCCTGCCGGCTGGCTCCCGGTTGCCGACTGGAGGGCGCCCTCGAGGAGGCCCGGGGGACGTTCATGGAACGGTTGAACCGCTACACCCTCGCCGACATGGTGGCCACGCCGGCCATGCGGCGGAAGTTCGATACCCTGGGCGATGCCCTGGTCGATGCCCTGGGCGAGGCCGCCGTTCCACCCGTCGGAGAGGCCCCCTGA
- a CDS encoding NnrS family protein, which produces MRHKPAASREVPPLLRLGFRPFFLLAGFTAALFMLLWVYMIQGGTLPIAQPLRWHAHEMLFGFAGAVIAGFLLTAVRNWTGRETPTGAGLAALVVLWAAGRVLPFTPLPAALTALVDLAFLPVVAVVILWPILAVRQYHNLPVVGILLLLAAANLLVHLEALGWTATTAATGLRLAWLTVILLLVLMGGRVVPFFIGAATGRREGLGPRRSLELAGTITLVGWVLGMLLAPLAAGTAWLALAAALFQALRMAGWHVPGLWRQPMLWVLYLGYGWIPLGLAYYGVTGLTGGAPLLTLHSFTAGAIGTLILGMMPRVSLGHTGRPIAASPLLVAAFVLVLAGGLMRVFAPALVAPPYGATVVAWSGVVWAAAFLLFAVAFTPVLSRPRVDGRPG; this is translated from the coding sequence ATGCGCCATAAACCCGCCGCCTCCCGCGAGGTGCCGCCGCTGCTGCGGCTCGGATTCAGGCCCTTCTTCCTGCTGGCGGGCTTCACCGCCGCCCTGTTCATGCTGCTCTGGGTCTATATGATCCAAGGCGGTACCCTGCCTATCGCGCAGCCCCTGCGCTGGCACGCCCACGAGATGCTGTTCGGTTTCGCCGGGGCCGTCATCGCAGGCTTCCTGCTCACCGCGGTGCGCAACTGGACGGGGCGGGAGACCCCCACCGGGGCCGGCCTGGCGGCCCTGGTGGTGCTGTGGGCAGCCGGCCGCGTGTTGCCCTTCACGCCCCTGCCCGCCGCGCTGACGGCCCTGGTGGACCTGGCCTTCCTGCCGGTGGTGGCCGTGGTCATCCTGTGGCCCATCCTCGCCGTGCGCCAGTACCACAACCTGCCGGTGGTGGGGATCCTGCTGCTGCTGGCGGCGGCCAACCTGCTGGTGCACCTGGAGGCCCTGGGCTGGACGGCCACCACCGCGGCCACCGGCCTGCGCCTGGCCTGGCTGACGGTGATCCTGCTGCTGGTGCTGATGGGGGGGCGGGTGGTGCCGTTCTTCATCGGCGCCGCCACGGGCCGCCGCGAGGGCCTCGGGCCCCGGCGCTCGCTGGAGCTGGCGGGCACCATCACCCTGGTGGGGTGGGTTCTCGGCATGCTCCTGGCCCCCCTCGCCGCCGGCACTGCCTGGCTGGCCCTGGCCGCTGCCCTGTTCCAGGCCCTGCGCATGGCGGGCTGGCACGTGCCGGGGCTGTGGCGCCAGCCCATGTTGTGGGTGCTCTACCTGGGCTACGGATGGATCCCCCTGGGGCTCGCCTACTACGGCGTCACCGGCCTCACGGGTGGGGCGCCCCTGCTCACGCTGCACAGCTTCACCGCCGGCGCCATCGGCACCCTCATCCTCGGCATGATGCCGCGGGTGTCCCTGGGCCATACCGGTCGTCCCATAGCGGCCTCGCCCCTGCTGGTGGCGGCCTTCGTGCTGGTGCTGGCGGGGGGGCTGATGCGGGTGTTCGCGCCCGCCCTGGTGGCCCCACCCTATGGGGCGACGGTGGTGGCGTGGTCCGGCGTGGTATGGGCCGCGGCCTTCCTGTTGTTCGCCGTGGCCTTCACCCCGGTGCTGTCCCGTCCCCGGGTGGACGGGCGCCCGGGTTGA
- a CDS encoding response regulator has product MKTSVPLLIAGDDADDLDEIARHLNPNFPRKGAATEATKAGRFIMGRDFCVIALSFRTLEGAQDAYTDMLRQAMRDRPGSHRTLLLCASSDARGACSAVTRGRFDDFVVFKPLSDPCLLRFRAYRLARSLETEDRIKRTVGEQSLARSRQATDKTMASIAQDQQTMADQAQEDQIRLRNRVRQHLADFEARLGGPDFAGAVKVLDQDALAAGFRDGIRMDLDKELEDFKNRLGASIDDMVARYKAVKEQAQAALAARAARAATAEKPPLSIMVVDDDTELNDTIREMLEMDDHQVIQAFDGDGGYFTAVSDTPDLLLIDINLPKLNGMDLCRMLKAHPRTRDIPIVIVTGNATRPVVESGRQVGVREFLVKPFSYDALREKVKKVTGTGGAGAAGPSAAAPPGRR; this is encoded by the coding sequence ATGAAGACATCCGTTCCGCTGCTCATCGCCGGCGACGATGCCGACGACCTCGACGAGATCGCGCGCCACCTCAACCCCAACTTTCCCCGCAAGGGCGCGGCCACCGAGGCGACAAAGGCGGGCCGCTTCATCATGGGGCGCGATTTCTGCGTCATCGCCCTGTCCTTCCGTACCCTGGAGGGTGCCCAGGACGCCTACACCGACATGCTGCGCCAGGCCATGCGGGATCGACCGGGCAGCCATCGGACCCTGCTCCTGTGCGCCTCCAGCGACGCCCGCGGGGCCTGCAGCGCGGTGACGCGCGGGCGCTTCGACGACTTCGTGGTGTTCAAGCCCCTGTCCGACCCCTGCCTGCTGAGGTTCAGGGCCTACCGCCTGGCGCGCTCCCTGGAGACCGAGGACCGAATCAAGCGCACCGTGGGGGAGCAGAGCCTGGCCCGTTCCCGCCAGGCCACGGACAAGACCATGGCCTCCATCGCGCAGGACCAGCAGACCATGGCTGATCAGGCCCAGGAGGACCAGATCCGACTCCGCAACCGGGTCCGCCAGCATCTTGCCGATTTCGAGGCCCGCCTCGGCGGGCCCGATTTCGCGGGCGCGGTCAAGGTACTGGACCAGGACGCCCTGGCGGCGGGTTTCCGGGACGGGATCCGCATGGACCTCGACAAGGAACTCGAGGACTTCAAGAATCGCCTCGGCGCATCCATCGATGACATGGTGGCACGCTACAAGGCCGTCAAAGAGCAGGCCCAGGCCGCCCTCGCCGCCAGGGCCGCCAGGGCCGCCACCGCTGAGAAACCGCCCCTGAGCATCATGGTGGTAGACGACGACACGGAGCTGAATGACACCATCCGGGAGATGCTGGAGATGGACGACCACCAGGTCATCCAGGCCTTCGACGGTGACGGCGGCTACTTCACGGCCGTATCCGACACCCCCGACCTGCTGCTCATCGATATCAACCTGCCCAAGCTGAACGGCATGGATTTGTGTCGTATGCTGAAGGCCCATCCCAGGACCAGGGACATCCCCATCGTCATCGTCACCGGTAACGCCACCCGTCCGGTGGTGGAATCAGGGCGCCAGGTCGGGGTACGTGAGTTTCTCGTCAAGCCCTTCTCCTACGACGCCCTGCGGGAGAAGGTTAAGAAGGTCACGGGCACCGGAGGGGCCGGGGCAGCCGGGCCCAGCGCCGCCGCGCCCCCCGGCCGCCGCTGA
- a CDS encoding EAL domain-containing protein, which yields MPKCLTTSTEANIIVRSTIDLAHNLGLSVCAEGVEDTEALAQLMAFGAETAQGYLFARPMPADDFIRMVQQPPDFTNLEGNT from the coding sequence ATGCCCAAATGCCTGACCACCAGCACGGAGGCCAACATCATCGTGCGTTCCACCATCGACCTGGCCCACAACCTCGGCCTGTCAGTATGCGCCGAGGGCGTGGAGGACACGGAGGCCCTGGCGCAGCTCATGGCCTTCGGTGCCGAGACGGCCCAGGGTTACCTGTTCGCGCGCCCCATGCCGGCGGATGATTTCATCCGGATGGTGCAGCAACCCCCCGATTTTACTAACCTGGAAGGTAACACCTGA
- the tadA gene encoding tRNA adenosine(34) deaminase TadA: MLDAYWMGHALGLAADARVAGEVPVGAVLVRGGEILAEGRNSAIGWHDPTAHAEIVTIRAAGRRLANYRMPGTVLYVTLEPCPMCAAALVHARVRRVVFGAADPRIGAAGTVFQLLSNNHMNHRIEVTGGVRAEESARLLRRFFRARRGP, encoded by the coding sequence TTGCTGGACGCGTATTGGATGGGGCATGCCCTGGGGCTGGCGGCTGATGCCCGGGTGGCGGGGGAGGTGCCGGTGGGCGCTGTGCTGGTGCGTGGGGGGGAGATCCTCGCGGAGGGACGTAATTCCGCCATCGGCTGGCATGATCCCACCGCCCATGCGGAAATCGTGACGATACGGGCCGCCGGGCGGCGCCTCGCCAACTATCGAATGCCGGGCACGGTGCTCTACGTCACCCTGGAGCCTTGCCCCATGTGTGCCGCGGCGCTGGTGCACGCGCGGGTGCGGCGGGTGGTGTTCGGCGCGGCCGATCCACGCATTGGTGCGGCGGGGACGGTGTTCCAGCTTTTGTCCAACAATCACATGAACCACCGCATCGAGGTCACGGGCGGCGTGCGGGCGGAGGAGTCGGCGCGGTTGTTGCGGCGCTTCTTTCGGGCACGGCGGGGGCCCTGA
- a CDS encoding nicotinamide-nucleotide amidohydrolase family protein gives MDVTHHLAAQVGEALKERSARLVVAESCTGGWVGEIITSVPGSSAWFDRGYITYSDAAKQQDLGVSAATLTAQGAVSEAVVREMAEGALARAAAQVSVAVSGIAGPDGGTPDKPVGTVWLAWARAGGDTRAELSNFEGDREMIRKQAVLAALQGVLDMVEGRG, from the coding sequence ATGGACGTGACCCACCATCTGGCCGCCCAGGTCGGGGAGGCCCTGAAGGAACGCAGTGCCAGGCTGGTGGTAGCCGAATCCTGCACCGGTGGCTGGGTAGGTGAGATCATCACCTCGGTGCCCGGCAGCTCGGCGTGGTTCGACCGCGGTTATATCACCTATTCCGACGCCGCGAAGCAGCAAGACCTGGGGGTCTCCGCCGCTACCCTGACCGCTCAGGGCGCGGTGAGCGAGGCGGTGGTGCGGGAGATGGCCGAGGGCGCCCTGGCGCGGGCCGCCGCCCAGGTAAGCGTGGCGGTAAGCGGCATCGCCGGCCCCGATGGCGGCACCCCCGACAAGCCCGTGGGCACGGTATGGCTGGCCTGGGCCCGGGCCGGCGGGGACACCCGCGCGGAGCTCAGCAACTTCGAAGGAGACCGGGAGATGATCCGCAAGCAGGCGGTCCTGGCGGCCCTCCAGGGCGTCCTGGACATGGTCGAGGGGCGTGGCTGA
- the thpR gene encoding RNA 2',3'-cyclic phosphodiesterase, which yields MAEARRERLFFALWPDPDLRSRLATAGAAALAGSGRLVPPERIHLTLAFVGDVDKPVRQCLLEEAGRIAAPAFTLVLDRLGWWRRSQVLWVGTDHGPAGLAQLVAEVHRVCGRCDVALEARAFATHVTLARKVRRAETGEPPPGLVWSVGEFALVRSVTGRDGLSYTTVATWPLAEG from the coding sequence GTGGCTGAGGCGCGGCGGGAACGGCTGTTCTTCGCCCTCTGGCCCGATCCCGACCTGCGGTCCCGCCTCGCCACCGCAGGCGCCGCGGCCCTGGCAGGCAGCGGGCGCCTGGTGCCGCCGGAGCGTATTCATCTCACCCTTGCCTTCGTGGGCGATGTCGATAAGCCGGTCAGACAATGCCTGCTGGAAGAGGCCGGCCGTATCGCCGCACCAGCCTTCACCCTGGTCCTCGACCGCCTCGGCTGGTGGCGCCGTTCCCAGGTGCTGTGGGTGGGCACGGACCATGGGCCGGCCGGTCTGGCCCAGCTGGTGGCGGAGGTGCACAGGGTGTGCGGCCGGTGCGACGTGGCCCTCGAGGCCCGCGCCTTCGCCACCCACGTGACCCTGGCGCGCAAGGTGCGGCGCGCAGAAACCGGGGAACCGCCCCCGGGCCTGGTATGGTCGGTCGGAGAATTCGCCCTGGTGCGTTCCGTGACGGGGCGGGACGGGCTTTCCTACACCACCGTGGCCACCTGGCCCCTCGCGGAAGGGTAG